The sequence ATTGGTTTGAAGAACTTTTCATAATATGCTCGAGAAGCAAGAATTTTGTGGAAGAGCTGTTGCTTGAGCACTTCCTGGGTAGGAACCCGAATCATTTCCCTAACAATATCAGTCATTTCGGCTCTTTCTGGGTTATTCAAAAGTCGAATGTACTCCTTTCGTCCAAAGATAACATTCAAAATATCGTTCACCAGCTCATCCTCAATAACTGGCACTGACGCATATCTCAGTTGTCCAGTTTTGTCGAAGGAATGGTCTTTTACGTACTCCATCACCAAGTCAAGATCTTCATCATCGGTAGAATGTCTGACAAAATGTTCCGGCGTAGAAGGCACATGAGAGACAACATTTTCTTTAGTGGAATACAAAAGACCGTTTAACGTTTTGGTGAAAGCTGCAAAACTCTAAAGTACATAGTAAAACTAACTTTTCCTAatcgttttcaaatttctatactaaaataaaaaattggaagaacattttaaaattcaaaataacgCGAATTTCAAACAACAGAAAGTGGGAAATTAGTCAATATTGTTCACAATAATACGTACCGTTTTCCATTTCAGAAGGACTCATCTCATAGAATTTACTACCATCGTAAATTGGAACTTGTCTAATTGTAGCATCATAGTCGTAATATTCAGCCTGAGGTATTTATAGGagttttattacaaaaagTCGATATTCTTACGTGGCATAAACAGaataaaagaagaagatggaaaaCTACCATCGTGACCGTTGGAATGATCATTGTGATGTGCTCAATATGCTTTTATAGTTCAACAAAATTATGCATAATCGAATTTAGACAGGCACACGGTGTTcgatgttttattatttttcgttGAGCGGGGGAAGGGAAATAACGATAGAAATCTTCTAGTTCAAATTCAACTAGTAcgaattcattttcaaacgaTATTGGttgaaaatgctcaatttatGCTATTTTTGTAGGCAATGGGAATAACAAGGGAGTTATTTTTTGCTAGAGTCTTGGCGGGTTCCTGTAGCAGAgttctttctctcttttctgGATAAATAGGTGTGACCTAAAACGATTTATTTCGGGGTCTACAATTCTCTAAGTCTGAACGAAGTTTTTGTTCGAATAGATAAATTCAGGCTCAATGATTATTTAAAAGATAATTCTAagtttttgcacttttttaatgatttgtttccaggggggggggggggcagatagctcagtcggtagtgatggccgctagcaatctggaggtcacgagttcaaatCCGGtctcaccccctaggttcacccagcctctattgggaagtggagcaatccacgactggattattgGTCACAGTTCCCGGCTAGGAAGTGGCTTATATTATAGTCCAGTGGGAGCAtgaccaggcagtgtacctgactctcagatccgcagtgcacttgaagaacggatcgtccttcaATCCTTTAAACTCACATTGCTCACCAAACACAAATCTCACATTAATAACAGTTTTATTCAtgataaaattatgaatttcatattaaaaaatttgtcagtATCTCAATAAgtgtaatgaaaaattattaaaaatcatgCTAGAAGCCACAAAACCAAAGCCAAAAAGAAAAGTAAATCGTTTTGTGACACTAGTGAAGCACAAAAAACACAGATCCCATCAAGAACGCAAAAATCACCAGAAGTGCCAGAACAAATAGAGcggtctgaaaatgttttacgTCTCTAATATTGTGAGgtgacaaattttaaaacacttACAGATTTAATGTATTTCCACCAGATTCGTTTGCTCTTCgaattcttcttctttttcgatttttgaaaaatttgaacaggAGCTTCCGCGGGCTCGATGACGATAATCGAGGATGAGGTTGTTTTCAGAGGCATTGCCGACAGAAATGTCGCAAAATAATGAGGAATGTGAAAtcacaagtttaaaaaattttatgagctattttttcaaatcttaatTCCCCGAAATCGTCATGGATAATTTATTGTTACTAGGATTTTATTATTGACAAACGCTGatttatcacaaaatttgcaGCATCGTAAATTCctagaaaaatacttttttccgagctgataaaaagtttgaaaaaatttctaaaacaagaaaatgccGTAAATTGGTAGTtgggaagaaaattttaaaaatttgagtttacatcttttgaaaacatgaatAGAATTGGTCTTTGACATGATATGCGTTTACATAACATTATTGGTACaatgagaaattaaaattggaattaggggaaaactgagattttttcaattttcaaaaaatcatatcaaatttagaaaatttttttgaactttttgatcaTGATATTCtgtcattgtgaccccataggcatgttttaaagcaatttccccacaaaGTGTTGTCCTTCTTTAATAAGTCTATAAGGTTTTTTGAGTGAATACTACTAGGCTGGTTTCTATAAATAAGTATATATacgtttattaattttttaaagtcctTGAAAACATGAATAAATAGTGAAGACTAGCCCCGGGGACCCTACTCTCTTTCTGAGAAAGACTACctgaaaatgtataatttatAAGAACTCTGAGTTGCAAAAATGCTGTCAATTAACAAATTACTTAACAATATTGATCTAGCAAGCCGGTCTGCGAAGCTCTAAATTAAacacaaatttagaaaaaaactcgggaaaacaaaaaataaataagaattAAAACTATCAAGTCataaatattggaaatataTCAATTTCCTTCGTCACTGTTCAAAATTAATCGGAACTCATCGTCCTCGCATTTCACAAGATGACTCATTTTCTGGTTGATGAACACGACCAGATCAACATTATAGGAAACGCGATTTGGAGCTTCATATATTGAatctttctgaatttaaatttttcatcatttatCCGTATTAGAGCTGAGCTCACCGTAACTCTGACATTTTTGCGTTTGCAAAGCTCGAGATAATCAATAATTTGGCGTGCTATCTCGTAGCTTTCCGTTTTCTTATCGATTAGAAGCCTGAAATCatccaaatatttatttatagttcttttcaaaactttcaaaaccaACCTCAAAATTGTAGTATTTCTATAGTcgtaatttgatttttccagtGATTCAGACTGATGGTTGGTGTTTCCATATGACTCGGTTctgaaaagttaaataaatttatgtatgcaactttttatttgagaCAATTGTATTTAGGAATAGTATCTCCTGAATGGCTACGCTTTTCAGGTACCCACTGAGTACTGTCTTGgttattgcaaaattttgtttttcacgcCTATTCTTAATTTCAGATGCTTGATTCTTTATCTaggagaaaaatgttttggctGAACCTACCTTCCATTCGTCAAAAATTGATCATACGAGTTGTACGGCTGCTCAGCTTGACGTCCGCTATGCTGCGATTGGTGtgaaaagtttctgaaaaaatgtaatttgaaaaaatacatttgttGCAGTTTTTAAACGACGTTggccaaattttcattaagcTTTATAGGAGGCATCGCGAGTCAGGCAGATCTTAGCCTACTTTGAGAGAGAGCCAGATTCAACGTCCACACCAGATCTAATAGGTTTTTCATCGAAGTATAAGCCCTATTTCGAATTTACCTGGAGTTTTCAGGGTATGGATTGTATGAGTTTGCCCGTTCATGATGTCCATTATATTGATGGTGGttatatctgaaaaatccGTATTTCGTCTgataaataatattaaaattaccCATCAAATGTTGAGATGTTGATATAACTGGCATTTCTAGACTCCTGCTGGCGTGGATTATACTCcgaactgaaaaatgatttaatttatttattgtatAAAAATCGTATGTTTTTCAGCCTGATGCCCCTTctctatgatttttttacgTTTAAAGCTtgtgttttcaaagtttttcataaataatgAATGCATTACAATATAAGTCCAAGTTATTacaaatatggaatttcagtAGAAATTAcaccttttttttaacatttcgcCCATTAAAATTTACCTTGAGTTTTCGAGGACCTGATTGTATGGGTTGTACTGTTGATGATGATTATTGTAAGGATGGTAGTTTCGTCTGTGaaataaatatgtattttgCTATGGAGCAATAGCATAGTACTTACCCATAACTGCCCGCCTTTTGCTGGTATTGGTTGTATTCCAcacttgaaaaacaaatttaaaaacataagtttaaaaaaaaattgtgtgggGTGCCTAATTGATCTTATAAGATCAATTGCGTAAGAAAATTTTACCTGGAAATAGTTGAATTCTGATCGTGAGACTGCTGGTGGTGCTGATGGTGCTGCGGTTGATTGTAGTTTGGTCTAAATTACATCTTATATTATGAAAATACTTGATCATTCAATATTTATACCTATATGGATGCTCTTgtacattgttttttttcgtataaCAGTTTAAACACTCACCTGCTTACATGCGAATTAATCCCTTCATGATAGACATTTTGACTTGATGCTCTTTGAATGTCTcgtctgcaaaaaaatgttaaattattgtaaaaactgattttaacTTACGGATCACAATAGGGTAAATGATCGGAGGACGTATTTTTCAacctaaaaaatatatttttaacaatttaacAACTAAAAAAGATGTTTTATACCATTCCTGCTGTCCATATGATTTGTTATTGTAAACGTCTTGATTTCTATCAGTGTAGTTGATGCCATTCGATgagttttcatatttatctTGATGTGAATTGATTGAGCTTTGCCGATAGTCATTGTTCTAAAGTAaagtccaaattttaaaaaaaattgtgcataaATACTCACATAAGACTTCTGCATTTCAGGTTCCAATTGTTGACGCTCAGCTTCttcctttattttttctcgatgGTTTAGATTATGtctctgaaattatgaaattagaaaaaaagactttatcttctcttttttctttttttcttttttttcaagagtcAATTTATACAGTTTTCATCACATTAATTCGTAAATTTTTGCTAAGTGAGAAGATTATTTTATAAGCTCATTTCTGGgctagaaaatataatttgtcatatacatatatactCACCAGCCTATCTGCatcaatagttttttgatCAAGAGATGCCAAAAATTCAGCAGACAAACGCTCTTCTTCAGACAATCGCTTTCGTTTTTCCTCTTCGGTTTCtcctttttgaacattttcaactgaatCAGTTTCATAATTATTCTTCATTTCATCTGGCTTTTCATCTATGTTAAATCCTTCATTGGTTTCTGCGCTTGTTGGCTTTTCTTGTCCTTGTTCTAACGGTTTACCACTTCCACCAAAGTATTTCAATTGAATCAAATAAGATTCATCTTCATCCTCTTCTTCGCTACATTTTCCGTTGCTTTCTGAATCGTGAAATTCATCAATTGATATTTCATCTTCACAATTGCTGGATGGCAGTTTTCCCGATGCATTTTTAAGATCATGCATTGACTCTTCCTTTTTGAAGCTTCTTATTAGATTCAAGTATGCGGTTTCTTCGTCGTCACTTTCAGGATCTTCTTCATGGTTTTTGgcgttctgaaaataaaaaagttaagcAAGTTGCGCATATTGCTGAAATATTAAGGAAAAAGGCGTTCTGGCTAGAATTatgttatatatatatatatatatatatatatatatatatatatatatatatatatatatatatacctgATCACTGTTCCGAGTTGATTTTTgattctctccaaaaaattgttcgatgGAAATGTTCTTCTCTACCGACATTtgcttttctattttttcctcaatttcacTATTTCCAATGCGGTTTCTTTCGATatagttttttcgatttattccATTACATGCTGTTGCATTTTCGCCAGtgtttttgaggttttccGTGTTAGATTCATCCTTATCCTCTTCGTGCCGGCATTCTTCGTCGACTCCTGCCTGCAAAACCATGGtggtatttttctgaattttgatgCTCCGcattaaattttgcattttcataAACCCTATATTTTATATTGAAGCGGTGTACCgcactaattttcaaaaaaacagcggtggatctctttttttcgaaaggttTCATTAGTCTTAAACTATAATAATTTACAAGTTCTGAACAActttcaacgaaaaattatttgaagttgtgaaaatttatatcatccaaaaaattgtagaagtTAAATTAGGAAGCATTAACCAACACTTTTTCGTAATGTTTGTTCTTGAAGAATTTGTAACCAACTCACTTTATCCCTGCCCATTTCCCCGTGTCCGTGTTCTTCAGTTAATCGATTAGTGTCGTCAGCTGCGAACACAAGAAATTGGTCTTCGTGGTCGGACATACCCTGCAAAAAAATGcgtataattttttgtgaaaaatttaaaattaaaaaaattgtaaagttgCGTTCacttattgaatttttaactggAAGCTATGGAGGAACAAGGGAGGTAGAAAAACGAACAGATACAAAATGGCATGATGGGTGGTAAAGTGAGACTGGACGTAATAGACGGAGAGAAAGAGCGCGTTATGTGCGATTTTATGGCAAAGGAAAGAGAGGAAAGATGACTCGTTCAAAAGCAGAAACTCGTAAGACCCTCCCGTCGTGAGAGCAGTAACCCAATCCAAGCATTTTTTGGGACCTGATTAGCCGCGGCCTTTTTTCGCTCTAAGCCCATAATGAGAAATTCCGTTttcctgaaaacatttttagcgggaaactCTGAATATGTAAAAGCttatggaaaattgggaactgtttaaaaatattcaagaaaCTTCGAGGCAATTTGATTAGttacagaaaaacaaaaaaatctacataATACATAAAAGTTTGCATAAATTTggttgaataaaattttttacgtttgtcgaaaaatctgcaaaaattgtttgtcaacatttttttagaagacaAAAATAGTGCAAACAAGACtaactatttttaaagatttgagTTATGCGATCCAGAAATCTCGATAAACTCAATAAATGACTGACAAACtgtgaagaaaatattgattctAGCACCATTTGAGGGTAAcatattaatttgaaattttttgtatgttttgaaaattcatagaCATAAATAGGTGGCCTTTTTGGTAGCCCCGCTCTACATGCACATTTATTTTGTCACAACTTAAACGTAATCAGTGGTTCATAAATCTTGTCAACTTTGTTCCAGACGAACTGCATAAACAAAATTGttctgattgtttttttttaaataactttattCAAACTCTTTCATTTCCTCACCCATCAATATTGGATGGCATTTCGTTTATTTGATTCACTGCGAGAAGTAATTGAATATGAGTCTTCTGATAAACAATATCAGCTTCTGTTTATTTTGCATTGCGTTAATTTCGAGTCCTCACCGTTTCTCACTGATCATCAAAATTATTAGCTGAATAAGAATGTGTGAGTTCGAAATTATTGTAACCAGTAACAATCTGAATGCCTCTTTTGATAACATTTAGCTGATTACAGTTTATAGCCAACATAATTGTATTCAGGGATTTTTTGTGTCTTTCTAATTCCAATCATCACACATGCAATTGATAGTTCAAATGATGACATGGACTATGAAATCAAGAAAGGCAATTGTACCTGTGAAGAAGAAGTTTATGAGGCAACTATCGAACATGGAATCATCAAATCACCTCACTACCCGAATTCACAAAGTTGCGATGGAAGATGTGTCTACATTGTTAGTAAATTAGAGAATGTGATTGGAGTTAATAAATGTTAACTAGCTATAGATACTTCCACATCCCAACAAAACCGTTTCTCTTTACACATCGTCGTTTGAAATCTCCAGTCGGGCAAGTCTCATCGTTTACAGTCTGCTCGAGGAAAATGGTGAAAGAATTCGTATTCCGCATGCAAAGTAAGTTGTATCTTGTTTTAAATTAGAAtaataattcaataaaaattaattaagctcattattttttaaactgccTGTGAAAGGAGACCTATGTTCAGTTTCCTGCaatatataattgaaaaatacatgcTTGTGGGATCATCGTGAGATCAATTAGTCATATTgagaatgcaaaaaaaagaaacaatgaaaaaattatgttccgTACAACAAAATTCTGTGCAAAACAGAACACGGCCAAGATATGAGAGTAGAGTTTTAAAGGAATTCGGTCTGCGTATAAGGGAATATCTTTTATACATTCGTTATAGATTTTAATGTAGAAAGTTAAACCGAAAAAAGCGAAGATCCCATGTCAAACTGTCCCATTTTTATgtaatctacaaaaaatgcggtaaTTTTTTGCATAGAAAAATGTggcgtcagcacgctcttaaccatacaaaatcttgtgagaagtctgcgtctaagTTTCCggatttttggtagatcacaCGGAATTGGGACATTTTGACGCCATGTCAGATTTCACAAATAGGAGATACTATTTAATGGCAAAAACTGGATATCATACTATTAGAAAAAAGGTGTTTTTGATGCATAATGTTTCGATTTGAGTGTTAATAAAATTATGAcacagaaaatcaaatttattaacgctaattgatttttctcagaattcgCCGACCGGAAAACTATTTCTACTCTTTTAGTGAAATGTCGTTCCCGAGCTTTGTTTCGGCAAAAAATGCTGGGTTTGAAGTGCATTTTATAAGTCACAGAATGACTCATTTTACCagcttcaaaatttcgtttgATCGAAACTACGGTACCTTTAAACTTGATGTCTGTGATACTTAATTTTATGACGTTTCAGAATATGACGAAGTTTGCGGTTATCCTATTGTAGACATAGGAATGGATGAGACCCTGGTGCAACTTGACCATGCGTTTCGAGCAGCTTCAGGTTCAGTGATAAAAGTGTTGTTGGCTTTTGTAGATTTAattatatatgtatatgttgaacttaaatttgaattaatttatttttaggttGTGTCTTCATGCTGCGTCCAAAATACCCAGATCTTGACGAAGAAGATGAAATGGTTATAAACATAGGCTACAGCATAGAAACTATTGCTTCCATAAGAACACGCGATGAGAATGGAAAACTTACATTTGGACAgctgtgagaaaaaaaaatttaaaaaagaaaatttgaaaatcacttCATATTCTTCAGAACTAGTGGGCCCCGTTCGGTAGTGACAAGTGctcattttgttcaaattatttccCACAAAACAGAGAGGACAAATGGACTGTACAAAATGGAGAAGATCACagcaaaaataatcaaaagaGGTTATTTCTAATCAGAAATgtataatgaaaatttgaaaaaatatatacatttgACAAAACATGCATCAACGAAACTTAAAcagcagttttcaaaaagtttaaaaataaattccaggATGTGACTGTGGCGCGGGCGAATTTCTCATTGGTAATAACAATCAAACATCTGTTTCAATACATTCACCCGGCTGGCCAGACTTGTATTGCCCACAACGAAACTGCAAGTACTCCATTAAACCCTTCAATTCTGGGGTTGATAATgacaaaatggcaatttttgaagttcacGTTAAAGCGATTATTGGTACTGGTGATAGTTTCACCATTGCTCATTCGGATGAACTTATCAGGCAggattcgatttttttttcttaatttttgacactttttttgttaagatCTGTAGCGTACAAAGAGGTTGCTGAGCATTATGATACAACGTTTGTTGTTAAACAACAAACTCTCTTAATATCCTATCAGTCCGAGGATAAATACTATCggcgattttttgaagtaaatgTGACTCAGAAAATGATAGATCCCGGTATGCAAAACATCATTTTCGTTGGCGATTATACATaaagctgaatttttcagattgttccTGTAACTTTTTCAATGATAAGACTTTTAGCAGTGAGGGAAAAATGTTGAACCTCTCTTTCCCAGCACATTGTGCCTATATTTATTGTCACTTCCAATTCAAGGATTCCGTAAGTATTTGTTTCTGATTaagtttttaatatcaaatgtcaaaaaaattaaaggaaagatttattttcaatctcACGAGTCCCGTTTGAGTATCTTTATtcacacaaaatttttgatatatttttttaatgcctggactaaaaaaaaaagtaaaaaaaactttcacgtgtcaattaaaatttaaatattgagTGTGAAACgtagaaaaattgtaataaaacGAAAGCCATAATTGCAGAGACAAAGTCAGATTCAtgtagttttcttttaccaTACAGATGTGCAGTAAAAGTACTCATAAGTTTTGTTTCTCTTAAAATGGTAGGTTAGGAAGGCTAGGTAGGATAGGCAGGCTATGAAggctaggtagtctaggtaggcTAAGTAGGCTAGGTAGGCTAAATAGGCTAGGTAGGCTAGGCAGGCTATGCAGGTTAGGCAGGCTAGGTAGGCTAGGTAGGCTAGGTAGGCTGGGTAGGCTAGGTAGGCTTGGTAGGCTAGGTAGGCTAGGTAGGTTAGGTAGGCTCGAAAATCATAAATACCGCGGTAAAAATAGGTATTTCTTTCAATT comes from Caenorhabditis elegans chromosome X and encodes:
- the C33G3.6 gene encoding Non-specific serine/threonine protein kinase (Confirmed by transcript evidence), which codes for MSDHEDQFLVFAADDTNRLTEEHGHGEMGRDKAGVDEECRHEEDKDESNTENLKNTGENATACNGINRKNYIERNRIGNSEIEEKIEKQMSVEKNISIEQFFGENQKSTRNSDQNAKNHEEDPESDDEETAYLNLIRSFKKEESMHDLKNASGKLPSSNCEDEISIDEFHDSESNGKCSEEEDEDESYLIQLKYFGGSGKPLEQGQEKPTSAETNEGFNIDEKPDEMKNNYETDSVENVQKGETEEEKRKRLSEEERLSAEFLASLDQKTIDADRLRHNLNHREKIKEEAERQQLEPEMQKSYNNDYRQSSINSHQDKYENSSNGINYTDRNQDVYNNKSYGQQEWLKNTSSDHLPYCDPRDIQRASSQNVYHEGINSHVSRPNYNQPQHHQHHQQSHDQNSTISSVEYNQYQQKAGSYGRNYHPYNNHHQQYNPYNQVLENSSSEYNPRQQESRNASYINISTFDGYNHHQYNGHHERANSYNPYPENSRNFSHQSQHSGRQAEQPYNSYDQFLTNGRTESYGNTNHQSESLEKSNYDYRNTTILRLLIDKKTESYEIARQIIDYLELCKRKNVRVTKDSIYEAPNRVSYNVDLVVFINQKMSHLVKCEDDEFRLILNSDEGN
- the F16B12.1 gene encoding CUB domain-containing protein (Confirmed by transcript evidence), with the protein product MDYEIKKGNCTCEEEVYEATIEHGIIKSPHYPNSQSCDGRCVYIILPHPNKTVSLYTSSFEISSRASLIVYSLLEENGERIRIPHAKIRRPENYFYSFSEMSFPSFVSAKNAGFEVHFISHRMTHFTSFKISFDRNYEYDEVCGYPIVDIGMDETLVQLDHAFRAASGCVFMLRPKYPDLDEEDEMVINIGYSIETIASIRTRDENGKLTFGQLTSGPRSVVTSAHFVQIISHKTERTNGLYKMEKITAKIIKRGCDCGAGEFLIGNNNQTSVSIHSPGWPDLYCPQRNCKYSIKPFNSGVDNDKMAIFEVHVKAIIGTGDSFTIAHSDELIRSVAYKEVAEHYDTTFVVKQQTLLISYQSEDKYYRRFFEVNVTQKMIDPDCSCNFFNDKTFSSEGKMLNLSFPAHCAYIYCHFQFKDSRSYSPGSVLDFQLKGAVEGDKVIIKDARHEETYQSTQLNRMNRYDVFKESEFTFYRKHLPSEGNVEVFVNWTLTKSGGSCLSLMKLSVDVDKPLIIISPRYPSEYANNEKCKFLILAPDHCRLTLSIDEISLENFHDFVFIYDGNSTDGKLIKRYTSHITHEVLNISSSSVLIMFQTDQSISDRGFHITATAHYLRDLYDGDNSLTYALIALALVFIIAILLVIYVYEKYLAKDAPRIAIAHGAGGGDNFEAARDERNLGRDHTAL